In one Diabrotica virgifera virgifera chromosome 5, PGI_DIABVI_V3a genomic region, the following are encoded:
- the LOC126885490 gene encoding uncharacterized protein LOC126885490 has protein sequence MATVSAPSEFNFSLPGSWNQWKKRLQRYMSVSGFIKKPEAEKIDMLVYLMGAEAEDITQFNLTPAQQVYSIIIEKFDAHFIPQKNVIFERFKFNTRSQQPGESVDAYITTLHSLAEHCSYGALKDELIRDRIVVGVLDVKVSERLQLQKNLTLGEAVLTVRQAELQNSQNRILRQERVQEVATVNAHRGNYWSQSQAEPNKYGQQNTQGKSNKNYKCTYCSVPSCNSRERCPAKDSRCRLCGKKGHWQARCRSGRNVRVVEGQNCAESEVGIENEMENLQVNNFDFHLGHIYTNDKDQWFAKVLVDNKCYAFSC, from the coding sequence ATGGCAACAGTATCAGCTCCTTCTGAGTTTAATTTCTCCCTTCCAGGATCATGGAATCAGTGGAAAAAGAGGTTACAAAGATATATGTCGGTTAGTGGTTTTATAAAAAAACCAGAAGCTGAAAAAATTGATATGTTAGTGTATCTAATGGGGGCAGAAGCAGAGGATATAACTCAATTTAATCTAACACCCGCACAGCAAGTATATAGTATTATTATCGAGAAGTTTGACGCTCATTTTATACCCCAAAAGAACGTAATATTTGAACGATTCAAGTTCAACACACGTAGTCAACAGCCAGGGGAGTCAGTGGATGCATATATCACTACACTCCATAGCCTGGCAGAGCATTGTAGTTATGGGGCTCTAAAAGATGAGTTAATAAGAGACCGCATAGTAGTAGGagttttagatgtaaaagtaagtGAGAGGTTACAACTCCAAAAGAACCTAACATTAGGGGAAGCTGTATTAACAGTACGTCAAGCCGAGCTGCAGAATTCTCAAAACAGAATTCTTAGGCAAGAACGAGTACAAGAAGTAGCTACGGTCAATGCACACAGAGGTAACTACTGGTCACAATCACAAGCAGAACCAAATAAATATGGACAACAGAACACACAGGGGAAATCcaacaaaaactacaaatgtACATACTGTAGTGTACCAAGCTGCAACAGCCGAGAAAGATGTCCAGCAAAAGATAGTCGTTGTCGATTATGTGGAAAGAAAGGACATTGGCAAGCTAGATGTAGATCCGGCAGGAATGTAAGAGTAGTTGAAGGTCAAAACTGTGCTGAAAGTGAGGTAGGAATAGAAAATGAAATGGAAAACTTACAGGTAAATAACTTTGATTTTCATCTAGGACACATTTACACTAATGATAAAGATCAGTGGTTTGCAAAAGTTTTAGTTGACAATAAATGTTATGCCTTTTCTTGTTGA